Proteins co-encoded in one Waddliaceae bacterium genomic window:
- the pelG gene encoding exopolysaccharide Pel transporter PelG, with amino-acid sequence MAGIGFRLEKILKSDSFSSSIKAHFYSLLIAAGPWFLSIVTVLCLYYFRPANIDTFEHLYFRVSLNYIFAASLITTGMLSLSLSRYISDKLYKEDTDALIPAFNSAAVALLTLQSIIGASFIYFTEGPLTLKFLTVLLYFSISLIWLIFIFLTALHDYLSIAVCYLVGTVISIFAGIKLGLHYDLAGYFAGVLIGQLTVFVLLSARLFIEFPSKRIFDKDLFGFLKNNKILVFTGMFYNIAIWIDKIIFWASPKATAVTGFLRSFHEYEIPIFFAYVTIIPLLSLFLVYVETNFYLRYRTFYDKVLNRGSYAEIGRAKKEVGKSVYDGTKMLVIIQGGLSMLAILYASDIAVMLKLPIIVVPILRISIIGAFLHGMLLTNMIIMLYFDFKVLAFTTTALFMVTNGLFSYLSLSIPLPYLGYNYTAAAFITLIVSFCMVSYKFKKLEYITFALQTLE; translated from the coding sequence ATGGCAGGCATAGGCTTTCGCTTAGAGAAGATCCTTAAAAGCGACTCTTTTTCCAGCTCGATAAAAGCACATTTTTACTCGTTACTCATCGCCGCAGGGCCATGGTTTCTTAGTATTGTCACTGTGTTATGTTTATACTATTTCCGTCCTGCCAACATCGACACTTTTGAGCACCTATATTTCAGGGTATCGCTCAACTACATCTTCGCGGCGTCTCTTATCACCACAGGGATGTTATCACTTTCGCTGAGCCGCTATATCTCCGACAAGCTCTACAAAGAAGATACCGACGCCCTAATCCCTGCCTTCAACTCTGCGGCGGTAGCGCTTTTAACGCTACAGAGTATCATTGGTGCTTCTTTTATATATTTCACCGAAGGGCCTTTAACATTAAAGTTCCTTACTGTGCTGTTATATTTTTCGATAAGCCTGATATGGCTCATCTTCATCTTCTTAACGGCGCTTCACGACTACCTTTCTATAGCGGTATGCTATCTCGTCGGTACTGTTATATCTATATTCGCCGGCATAAAGCTTGGCCTGCACTACGACTTGGCGGGATATTTCGCTGGAGTTTTAATCGGGCAGCTAACGGTCTTCGTCCTGCTGTCGGCGCGGCTTTTCATAGAATTCCCGTCGAAGCGCATCTTCGACAAAGATCTTTTCGGGTTCTTAAAAAATAATAAGATTCTCGTCTTCACCGGCATGTTCTATAACATTGCCATATGGATCGACAAGATAATATTCTGGGCGTCGCCGAAAGCTACGGCAGTGACGGGTTTCTTGCGGTCGTTCCACGAATACGAGATACCGATATTCTTCGCATATGTCACGATAATACCGCTGCTTTCACTATTCCTAGTATATGTCGAGACGAACTTTTATCTGCGATACCGGACGTTCTACGACAAAGTCCTAAACAGAGGGTCATACGCTGAGATCGGACGCGCCAAGAAAGAGGTCGGCAAGAGCGTCTACGATGGCACGAAGATGCTAGTAATAATACAGGGCGGACTTTCGATGCTTGCGATACTATATGCTTCTGATATCGCCGTGATGTTGAAGCTTCCGATAATCGTCGTTCCAATATTACGCATCTCGATAATAGGGGCTTTCCTCCATGGGATGCTTCTTACTAATATGATAATAATGTTATATTTCGACTTCAAAGTCCTAGCCTTTACAACGACGGCGCTGTTTATGGTGACGAACGGACTTTTCTCATACCTCTCGCTTTCAATCCCACTGCCATATCTAGGATACAACTACACTGCTGCGGCATTCATCACCCTGATAGTCTCGTTCTGTATGGTGTCGTATAAATTCAAGAAACTAGAATATATAACCTTCGCCCTTCAGACACTAGAATAG
- a CDS encoding helix-turn-helix domain-containing protein, translating to MPEYNEVEKMCADEGCTQKVENKILSITEAAKLNNVTRQAIYVAIKLKKLKATKKTTRWTIDLADLEEYRKNKYSRTKSVYNGELLFDNGKGYYSINQVARMLEVPAQKIYYATRAGIMKAHRCGAAWVVHTDAIEEYRKSYLEKGSVEEKSKVS from the coding sequence ATGCCTGAATATAATGAGGTAGAAAAGATGTGTGCCGATGAAGGGTGTACTCAAAAGGTTGAAAATAAGATATTGTCAATCACCGAAGCTGCGAAGCTCAACAATGTTACGCGCCAAGCTATCTATGTTGCTATTAAGCTTAAGAAGCTTAAGGCTACTAAGAAGACTACGCGTTGGACTATTGACCTCGCTGATCTTGAAGAGTATCGTAAGAATAAATATTCTAGAACGAAGTCTGTCTATAATGGAGAACTTCTTTTCGACAACGGAAAAGGGTATTATTCTATAAATCAAGTTGCAAGAATGCTCGAAGTCCCTGCGCAGAAGATATATTATGCTACGCGCGCTGGCATCATGAAAGCTCATCGTTGTGGTGCAGCATGGGTTGTCCATACTGACGCTATCGAAGAGTACCGCAAAAGTTATCTTGAAAAAGGTTCTGTAGAAGAGAAAAGCAAAGTAAGCTAA
- the recO gene encoding DNA repair protein RecO produces MNAEKHRVEGITIHSFDFKEYDRIITVFSSEMGVISLIVKGANRRKKGTASALATPLSCGEFIFSAGKGDLFTYHDGTIYDQFLSLRNDFDTLDAAGEMLKIVKSSLLPMKPSPLLYLLLKTFLSGFGGSENPRAVLVSFILKVLCHEGLLSIDPEIPYIQWLRDNGNSEIPFSEDEYDTILCLALSRSLQQISSLHVPKNFEDKVKALLAYNY; encoded by the coding sequence ATGAACGCAGAAAAACACCGCGTCGAGGGGATAACGATACATTCCTTCGACTTCAAAGAATATGACAGGATTATCACCGTCTTCTCGTCGGAGATGGGTGTGATATCACTTATCGTCAAGGGCGCCAACAGGCGTAAAAAGGGTACTGCTTCGGCATTGGCAACGCCGCTATCGTGTGGGGAATTTATCTTTTCTGCCGGGAAAGGCGATCTCTTCACATATCATGATGGGACGATATACGACCAATTCCTTTCCCTACGCAATGATTTCGATACTCTTGATGCCGCCGGCGAGATGCTTAAGATAGTAAAAAGTTCTCTACTTCCAATGAAACCTTCGCCACTGTTATATCTTCTACTTAAGACCTTTCTCTCGGGGTTCGGCGGCTCAGAAAATCCCCGCGCTGTCCTTGTAAGCTTTATATTGAAAGTATTATGCCATGAAGGCCTTCTTTCTATAGACCCCGAAATTCCTTATATCCAATGGCTTCGCGATAACGGCAACAGTGAAATCCCTTTCTCTGAAGACGAATACGACACCATCCTATGCCTTGCTTTGTCAAGGTCGCTGCAGCAGATATCTTCTCTTCATGTGCCCAAAAACTTCGAAGATAAAGTTAAGGCGTTATTAGCTTATAATTATTAG
- a CDS encoding 23S rRNA (adenine(2503)-C(2))-methyltransferase RlmN, producing the protein MFSPLNLTQYQYAQKMSSLLGRGHRHASLLYREFLREGTLDGKNPAFTSATGDLLKEIVENTDTTTLSLDEKHEEGDTVKIVFKTHDDKKIESVVVPMTSGKTLCISSQVGCRMHCAFCQTGRMGLIRNLTTEEIVSQAFLAKVVYGYDIKNIVFMGMGEPFDNYDAVMQAVEVLIDQGGLAFGAKNVSVSTCGDVEGIYRFIEDAPPSLNLAVSLNAANDALRANLMPVAAKYSMAEIYRALEEYCNSAPKRKVLIGYVLIKGVNDTKEDADALAEYLRGLDVKINVIPYNDHTIKSFEAPENKAVEAFASRLHKNGYITIVRQRKGDAIMAACGQLGNKRTAL; encoded by the coding sequence ATGTTCTCCCCGCTAAACCTTACACAATATCAATACGCACAGAAGATGTCGTCGCTATTAGGACGCGGACATCGCCACGCCTCACTGCTATACCGCGAATTTCTCCGCGAAGGGACCCTCGACGGTAAAAACCCGGCATTTACCTCTGCGACAGGCGACCTTCTCAAAGAGATCGTCGAAAATACCGACACTACAACATTATCCCTCGACGAGAAACACGAAGAAGGCGATACCGTAAAGATTGTCTTCAAAACCCACGACGACAAAAAAATCGAGAGCGTAGTAGTTCCTATGACTTCTGGTAAAACTTTATGTATCTCATCACAGGTGGGATGCAGGATGCACTGCGCCTTCTGCCAGACAGGGCGTATGGGTCTTATCAGAAACCTCACGACGGAAGAGATAGTATCACAGGCGTTCCTCGCCAAAGTCGTCTATGGCTACGACATAAAAAATATCGTCTTCATGGGGATGGGTGAGCCCTTCGACAACTACGATGCTGTCATGCAGGCAGTAGAAGTTCTCATCGACCAGGGAGGCCTTGCCTTCGGAGCGAAAAATGTATCCGTATCAACATGCGGAGATGTCGAAGGGATATACCGTTTTATCGAAGATGCGCCACCGTCGCTGAACCTTGCCGTCTCACTTAACGCTGCTAACGACGCTTTACGGGCGAACCTTATGCCTGTAGCAGCGAAATATTCCATGGCGGAGATATACCGAGCATTAGAAGAATATTGCAACAGCGCGCCCAAGCGTAAAGTCCTTATAGGATACGTTCTCATCAAAGGCGTTAACGATACCAAAGAAGATGCCGATGCCCTAGCAGAATACCTTAGGGGCCTCGACGTGAAAATCAATGTCATCCCTTATAACGACCATACGATAAAAAGCTTCGAAGCCCCCGAAAATAAAGCCGTAGAGGCTTTCGCCTCACGACTCCACAAAAACGGATATATCACAATAGTACGCCAGAGAAAAGGCGATGCTATCATGGCAGCATGCGGACAGCTTGGAAATAAAAGGACAGCTCTTTGA
- a CDS encoding glycosyltransferase family 4 protein encodes MASKRIAVLSPCAWRTPPRQYGAWETVASNITEGLVRRGWDVTLFATGDSITKANLVSAVDKSYEEDRQQDPKVSECLHISEVMERASEYDLIHNNYDFLPLTYSRLIDTPMLTTIHGFSSPKILPAYHKYRDTSYFVSISDSDRDPGLEYVDTVYNGIDLKDFTYNEKSGDKLVFLGRIHPDKGVHLAAEAAKKAGMELLIAGIIQDEEYFTTMVKPHIDGKQIQYVGPVGPREREELLAQALAVLHLNTLPERFGLVMAEAMAVGVPVIALDRGSCREVVADGTTGFVVEDVDDAVAAIHKIDTISRKACRDRVEQNFSLDVMVENYEKVYHEIFRRQGGRHARSYNEIPK; translated from the coding sequence ATGGCATCGAAACGTATCGCCGTCTTGTCGCCATGTGCATGGCGCACGCCGCCGCGACAGTATGGCGCATGGGAGACCGTCGCTAGCAATATCACCGAAGGTCTCGTACGTCGCGGGTGGGACGTCACGCTTTTCGCTACAGGGGATTCCATCACCAAGGCGAACCTCGTATCCGCCGTCGATAAAAGCTACGAAGAAGACCGACAGCAAGACCCAAAAGTATCGGAATGTCTTCATATCTCCGAAGTTATGGAACGCGCCAGCGAATATGACCTCATCCATAATAATTATGATTTTCTGCCACTGACATATTCGCGTCTTATCGATACGCCGATGCTCACCACCATCCATGGCTTCTCGTCGCCGAAGATTCTGCCGGCGTATCACAAATACCGTGACACCTCATATTTCGTCTCCATCAGCGACTCCGACAGAGACCCCGGCCTCGAATATGTCGATACGGTATACAACGGCATCGACCTAAAAGACTTTACATACAACGAAAAGTCCGGTGATAAGCTCGTATTCCTAGGACGCATACACCCCGATAAAGGCGTACACCTAGCTGCCGAGGCAGCAAAAAAAGCCGGAATGGAGCTTCTCATCGCTGGCATCATCCAAGATGAAGAATACTTCACGACAATGGTGAAACCCCATATCGATGGTAAACAGATACAGTATGTCGGGCCTGTAGGCCCTCGCGAGCGCGAAGAGCTTTTAGCTCAAGCTCTTGCAGTGCTACACCTCAACACCTTGCCAGAAAGGTTCGGGCTCGTCATGGCAGAAGCTATGGCGGTAGGAGTTCCGGTAATAGCTCTCGACAGAGGGTCTTGCCGAGAAGTCGTCGCCGATGGCACCACAGGATTCGTCGTCGAAGATGTCGATGACGCCGTCGCAGCGATACATAAGATCGATACAATCTCCCGAAAAGCATGCCGCGACCGCGTAGAACAAAATTTTTCCTTGGATGTTATGGTAGAAAATTATGAAAAAGTCTACCATGAAATTTTCAGACGCCAAGGAGGCCGACATGCCAGATCTTATAACGAGATACCAAAATAA
- a CDS encoding glycosyltransferase: MQYRSLALGKIAVIGNYTPRMCGIATFTEDTCKCMAAEMGADRVYAVAMDDVVEGYPYPEMVRLQLRDDVAKDYASVADYMNYNNTEVVLIQHEYGIYGGAAGEHLLEMMRDLHMPIITNMHTVLSHPNDDQRRVTEEIIQLSSKVVVMTEYAKKILKEVYDIPDTKLAMIPHGIPDVSFIDPNYYKDNFGVEGRDVILTFGLLSSGKGIEVAIKAMADVVKKHPRAVYICLGKTHPHVKRDHGEEYRESLVALTKELGLEDNVIFVDEFVSLEKLCEYIGSADVYVTPYHNAEQITSGTLAYAAGAGKPVVSTPYRHAEELLAEGRGILFPFGDSKALAENIVHLLDDAVHRHSIRKKAYHQGRDMVWSAVGKSYAKIFQEAFEERGQHPRTMNTEGQVTDGMMTLPKIDLRYIYAMTDDTGIFQHATYSIPNRFHGYCVDDNARALIAVSNHYGIYKDDNVLPLVRNYISFIHAAFDDKVGRFRNFLSYDRKWLEKAGSEDSHGRALWSLGVVASSSLSDDITRPAACFFVDGLPAVEKFSSPRSWMFALIGIEVYLRRFGGDAFVKGMRKTLAKKLYGLYEGNASEDWPWFEDILTYANARFPQALLVAGKGLENDAMIKAGLKSLQWLLDIQTSEKGHITIVGNAGWKERNKKKSARFDQQPIDAGALVEACVEAYRVTKDRKWVTEASRCFRWFLGYNDLQVPLYDPITGGCCDGLQVTGPNRNQGAESTLAWFLALLKLHTLPSDVFFPEEIPEKNKNTMENIVEV; the protein is encoded by the coding sequence ATGCAGTATCGAAGTCTTGCCCTCGGGAAGATCGCTGTCATCGGAAATTACACGCCGCGGATGTGTGGTATTGCGACGTTTACTGAAGACACATGTAAATGTATGGCCGCAGAGATGGGCGCTGATCGTGTATACGCCGTTGCTATGGACGACGTCGTCGAAGGGTATCCGTACCCCGAGATGGTTAGGCTACAGCTTCGTGATGATGTCGCCAAAGACTACGCTAGCGTCGCCGACTATATGAACTACAACAACACCGAAGTCGTCCTTATCCAGCATGAATATGGTATCTATGGTGGCGCTGCTGGAGAACATCTCCTCGAGATGATGCGCGACCTCCATATGCCTATAATAACAAATATGCATACCGTTCTGTCACATCCTAACGACGATCAGCGTAGAGTTACAGAAGAGATAATACAGCTGTCTAGTAAGGTCGTTGTTATGACGGAATATGCTAAGAAGATCCTCAAAGAAGTATACGACATCCCTGATACGAAGCTCGCTATGATACCACACGGCATACCAGACGTCTCGTTTATTGACCCCAACTACTACAAAGACAACTTCGGCGTCGAAGGACGCGATGTTATCCTTACCTTTGGATTGTTATCTTCAGGAAAAGGTATCGAAGTTGCCATAAAGGCAATGGCTGATGTCGTGAAAAAACATCCGCGCGCCGTATATATATGTCTCGGGAAGACACATCCACATGTTAAGCGCGACCACGGCGAAGAATATCGCGAAAGCCTCGTTGCTCTCACAAAAGAGCTAGGCCTCGAAGACAATGTCATCTTCGTCGATGAGTTCGTCTCCCTAGAGAAACTATGCGAATACATAGGAAGCGCTGATGTCTACGTAACGCCATACCATAATGCCGAGCAGATAACATCAGGGACGCTGGCGTATGCCGCCGGCGCCGGAAAGCCAGTAGTTTCGACACCATACCGCCACGCCGAAGAGCTTCTCGCTGAAGGGCGCGGTATATTGTTCCCTTTCGGTGACAGCAAAGCTCTCGCAGAGAATATCGTCCATCTTCTCGATGATGCCGTTCATCGTCATTCTATAAGGAAAAAAGCATACCACCAAGGCCGTGACATGGTATGGTCTGCAGTGGGGAAATCTTATGCTAAGATATTTCAGGAAGCTTTCGAGGAAAGGGGGCAGCACCCGCGAACAATGAACACTGAAGGACAGGTAACTGACGGCATGATGACCCTTCCTAAGATAGACCTTCGATATATATATGCTATGACAGACGACACAGGGATATTCCAGCACGCCACATATTCCATACCTAACAGATTCCATGGGTATTGTGTCGATGATAACGCAAGGGCATTGATAGCGGTATCGAACCATTATGGCATTTATAAAGATGATAACGTCCTGCCACTAGTAAGAAATTACATCTCTTTCATCCACGCAGCTTTCGACGACAAAGTAGGACGTTTCAGGAACTTCCTTTCGTACGACAGAAAGTGGCTTGAAAAGGCCGGCAGTGAAGACTCCCACGGTAGAGCATTATGGAGCCTTGGTGTCGTGGCATCGTCGTCATTAAGCGACGATATCACAAGACCTGCGGCATGTTTCTTCGTCGATGGACTTCCTGCCGTAGAGAAATTTTCTTCGCCACGAAGCTGGATGTTCGCACTTATCGGCATAGAAGTTTATCTGCGCCGTTTTGGTGGCGACGCTTTCGTAAAAGGTATGAGAAAAACTTTGGCGAAAAAATTGTATGGCCTTTATGAAGGTAATGCTTCAGAAGATTGGCCGTGGTTTGAAGACATTTTAACATATGCCAACGCACGCTTCCCACAGGCTTTGCTTGTAGCAGGGAAAGGACTAGAAAACGACGCTATGATAAAAGCAGGGCTTAAATCTTTGCAGTGGCTTCTCGATATACAGACCAGCGAAAAAGGACATATAACGATAGTAGGAAATGCTGGATGGAAAGAGAGAAACAAAAAGAAAAGCGCACGCTTTGATCAGCAGCCTATCGATGCAGGAGCTCTCGTCGAAGCATGTGTCGAAGCATATCGCGTTACTAAAGATAGAAAGTGGGTGACGGAAGCATCACGATGCTTCAGATGGTTCTTGGGATATAACGACCTGCAGGTTCCACTGTACGACCCTATAACAGGAGGGTGCTGCGATGGACTTCAGGTTACAGGGCCCAACAGAAACCAAGGTGCAGAATCGACGTTGGCATGGTTCCTCGCGTTGTTGAAACTTCATACCTTGCCAAGCGATGTCTTCTTCCCAGAAGAGATCCCAGAAAAAAATAAAAACACCATGGAAAACATTGTGGAGGTGTAG
- a CDS encoding glycosidase, translating into MPDLITRYQNNPILTKDDIPYQVSTVHNAGVTKHEGIYYMLFRSHLHNGRSIIGLATSDDGFNFTAAPEPFMTGEGTYEEHGVEDPRITFLEGSFYITYSAYSRYGVRIGLAKTDDFKTLERISYISHPDARNFVLFPEKINGRYARLDRHHTDICPWAIWASYSNDLIYWGDSEIAMLPKQYHWDEMKIGPGAPPIKTEKGWLSIYHGVFPTMAGSVYRLGVAVHDLNDPAKVLAIGDNWILEPEDPWERTGYVPNVVFTCGAVPEDDGTIKLYWGGADTVMCAGTAKIDDLVDHAFASPREAL; encoded by the coding sequence ATGCCAGATCTTATAACGAGATACCAAAATAACCCTATCCTAACAAAAGATGATATACCTTATCAGGTGTCGACGGTACATAATGCCGGCGTAACAAAACACGAAGGCATATACTATATGCTCTTCAGGTCGCACCTGCACAATGGCAGAAGCATAATAGGTCTCGCCACCAGCGACGATGGCTTCAACTTCACAGCAGCACCAGAGCCTTTCATGACAGGAGAAGGCACCTACGAAGAACATGGCGTCGAAGACCCTAGGATAACATTCCTCGAAGGATCTTTTTATATAACATATAGCGCATACTCGCGTTATGGCGTACGTATTGGTCTTGCCAAAACCGATGACTTCAAGACTCTCGAGCGCATATCATATATATCACATCCCGACGCCAGGAATTTCGTTCTCTTCCCAGAGAAAATTAATGGCAGATACGCCCGCCTCGACAGACACCATACCGATATATGCCCGTGGGCAATATGGGCGTCATACTCCAACGACCTTATATATTGGGGCGACTCTGAAATCGCTATGCTTCCAAAACAATACCATTGGGACGAGATGAAGATAGGCCCAGGAGCACCACCGATAAAGACAGAAAAAGGATGGCTAAGTATATACCACGGCGTATTCCCGACGATGGCAGGAAGCGTATACCGCCTAGGCGTCGCTGTCCATGACCTCAACGATCCAGCAAAAGTCCTCGCCATAGGCGACAACTGGATCCTCGAACCCGAAGACCCTTGGGAACGTACCGGATATGTCCCTAACGTCGTATTCACCTGCGGAGCTGTCCCCGAAGACGATGGCACAATAAAACTCTACTGGGGAGGTGCCGATACCGTCATGTGCGCAGGCACAGCAAAGATCGACGACCTCGTCGACCATGCCTTTGCGTCGCCAAGAGAGGCTCTGTAG
- a CDS encoding class I mannose-6-phosphate isomerase — protein MENISENSPDHPEFIAMVDHILAPRCDNFTPPERTPWGGTEIVESYKKHLGIKTEDIVGESWELSGHPSFPNTFLCDDLQVSLTELENLFSDKLYGEGITSMPFLVKLLNSRKNLSVQVHPKDGDFVDKPSKTEAWYILAAEEGAGIYLGLKEGVTKEEFEECMRSGEDVSVFLNFVEVHPGDVYFIPAGTLHAIGSGITLLEVQETSESTFRAYDWGRLQDDGTPRQLHYDETIVSTTWDGLRGDDLVSSLKKTPVAIDDIVEKLIDAEEFKVNRLTISSGHEYLGDTLAGIQGLTVVEGTVEVFASKTSEGFFTKGQSFLIPATIKTYSVKAAVSEAVVILTTA, from the coding sequence ATGGAAAATATCTCTGAAAACTCTCCTGACCATCCTGAGTTTATTGCTATGGTCGACCATATCCTTGCTCCTCGTTGTGATAATTTCACTCCTCCTGAAAGGACGCCGTGGGGCGGCACTGAGATCGTTGAAAGCTACAAGAAGCACCTAGGCATCAAAACCGAAGATATTGTCGGTGAATCTTGGGAGCTTTCGGGGCATCCTAGCTTTCCAAATACATTCCTCTGTGACGATTTGCAGGTTTCTCTGACTGAGCTGGAAAATCTTTTCTCCGACAAGCTTTATGGCGAAGGCATAACTTCTATGCCTTTCTTGGTGAAGCTCCTAAATTCCAGAAAGAATCTTTCTGTACAGGTACACCCTAAAGACGGAGACTTTGTCGACAAGCCTTCCAAAACGGAGGCTTGGTACATCCTTGCTGCAGAAGAGGGCGCAGGGATATATTTAGGTCTTAAAGAAGGCGTCACTAAGGAAGAGTTCGAAGAATGTATGCGCAGCGGCGAAGATGTTAGCGTATTTCTTAACTTCGTCGAGGTGCATCCCGGCGACGTATATTTCATTCCTGCAGGGACACTACACGCTATAGGGTCAGGGATAACGTTGCTAGAAGTACAAGAGACTTCGGAGTCGACATTCCGCGCATACGACTGGGGGCGCCTCCAAGATGACGGCACGCCGCGGCAGTTACATTACGACGAGACTATCGTTTCAACGACATGGGACGGTCTCCGTGGTGATGATCTCGTGTCATCGCTGAAGAAAACCCCTGTCGCTATCGATGATATCGTTGAAAAGCTTATCGACGCTGAGGAGTTCAAAGTCAACAGGCTTACGATATCTTCAGGACACGAATATCTCGGCGACACATTAGCGGGAATACAAGGATTAACAGTTGTAGAGGGCACCGTAGAAGTCTTTGCGAGTAAAACATCTGAAGGCTTTTTTACCAAAGGTCAATCATTTTTGATTCCTGCTACCATAAAGACGTATTCTGTTAAAGCGGCCGTCAGCGAAGCCGTCGTCATACTGACGACAGCGTAG
- the pelF gene encoding GT4 family glycosyltransferase PelF has protein sequence MISDICLVLEGTFPYVSGGVSSWVYDIIRQMKDLSFSILYIGPQRPDVKKMHYDMPANVVEFQEIYLFDYKSRVIPKKKHISHKKAKIIRDFFASVKSNDTSLFDEFIKEIIEDSDITIYDLAHSIESWDIITDLYREEARGLSFLDYFWTWRFIYLPFFSLLQQNIPRARLYHSVSTGYAGIMTALGKLQNKRPFLLTEHGIYTKERDIEISRADWIHSELTNSITVKDESEEFFKTWWTQFFSFFSTLSYDRADKIITLYEGNRQIQLSEGADIAKTMIVPNGIDINRFQNVVRKKTLQSPLKVGLIGRVVPIKDIKTFIRSCKIIHDNFDKEVEFYVIGPEDEEPYYYKECIELAQIQRLEDVLHFTGKVDVEEYYASLDVVVLTSISEAQPLVILEAHACGIPFVASNVGACMEMLYGSSPDDKLLGKSGIITNLCDPHDTASAIIKILSDENLYNEMSRVAKKRVTNKYLMDDMVTKYYKLYSQYLEEVTWQA, from the coding sequence ATGATCAGTGACATATGTCTAGTCCTTGAAGGTACCTTCCCATACGTCTCTGGCGGCGTTTCTTCGTGGGTATACGACATCATAAGGCAGATGAAAGACCTGTCTTTCTCGATATTATATATCGGCCCGCAACGTCCTGACGTCAAGAAGATGCACTATGACATGCCTGCTAATGTCGTAGAGTTCCAGGAGATATATCTCTTCGACTACAAAAGCAGGGTCATCCCGAAAAAAAAGCATATAAGCCATAAGAAGGCCAAGATAATCCGTGACTTCTTTGCTTCTGTTAAAAGCAACGACACCAGTCTTTTCGATGAATTCATCAAAGAGATCATTGAAGACAGTGATATAACGATATATGACCTAGCGCATTCTATCGAGTCGTGGGACATCATCACGGACCTATACCGCGAAGAGGCGCGAGGGCTTTCTTTCCTCGACTATTTCTGGACGTGGCGTTTTATATATCTTCCTTTTTTCTCGTTGTTGCAGCAGAACATCCCTCGTGCTCGTTTATATCATTCTGTCTCTACAGGATATGCTGGCATTATGACGGCGCTGGGGAAGCTACAGAACAAGCGTCCTTTCCTTCTCACTGAGCATGGCATCTACACTAAAGAGCGTGACATCGAGATATCTCGCGCCGACTGGATACATTCTGAGCTAACGAATTCCATAACCGTAAAAGACGAATCCGAAGAGTTCTTCAAAACGTGGTGGACGCAGTTCTTCTCTTTCTTCAGCACTCTATCATATGATAGGGCCGACAAAATTATAACGCTATACGAAGGAAACCGGCAGATACAGCTCTCTGAAGGTGCCGACATCGCCAAGACGATGATAGTCCCCAACGGCATCGACATCAATAGGTTCCAAAATGTCGTCAGGAAGAAAACTTTACAGAGCCCTTTAAAGGTAGGTCTTATCGGTCGTGTTGTCCCTATAAAAGACATCAAGACTTTCATCAGGTCTTGTAAGATCATCCATGATAATTTCGATAAAGAGGTGGAGTTCTACGTCATAGGCCCTGAAGACGAAGAACCATATTACTATAAAGAATGTATTGAGCTAGCACAGATCCAGAGGCTGGAAGACGTCTTACACTTCACGGGGAAGGTCGACGTCGAAGAATATTACGCTTCCCTTGACGTCGTGGTCCTTACCAGCATCAGCGAAGCACAGCCTTTAGTAATCTTAGAAGCTCATGCTTGTGGAATACCTTTCGTGGCTTCTAACGTCGGTGCTTGTATGGAGATGCTCTACGGAAGTTCTCCTGACGACAAGCTTTTGGGGAAAAGTGGGATTATCACAAACCTATGCGACCCTCATGATACTGCTAGCGCTATAATAAAGATCCTTTCCGACGAGAACCTTTACAACGAGATGTCTCGCGTCGCCAAAAAACGCGTCACCAACAAATATCTTATGGACGACATGGTCACCAAATACTATAAGCTATATTCACAATATTTGGAGGAAGTCACATGGCAGGCATAG